In Burkholderia savannae, one genomic interval encodes:
- the kdpC gene encoding potassium-transporting ATPase subunit KdpC yields MKSLFRPLIVVFVVLTVVTGLAYPAVMTVFGQAVFPSQANGSLVEKGGKIVGSALIGQQFDAPQYFWGRLSATSPMPYNAMGSGGSNLGPLNPSLKDQVKGRLDALKAVGTDLSKPVPVDLVTASASGLDPEISPAAADYQVARVAQARKMPEADVRRLVADNTAGRQFGVLGEPRVNVLKLNLALDAAQAAH; encoded by the coding sequence ATGAAATCACTGTTTCGTCCGCTCATCGTCGTGTTCGTCGTGCTGACCGTCGTGACGGGGCTCGCGTATCCGGCCGTGATGACGGTCTTCGGCCAGGCCGTGTTCCCGTCGCAGGCGAACGGCAGCCTCGTCGAGAAGGGCGGCAAGATCGTCGGCTCCGCGCTGATCGGCCAGCAGTTCGACGCGCCGCAGTACTTCTGGGGCCGCCTGTCGGCGACGAGCCCGATGCCGTACAACGCGATGGGCTCGGGCGGCTCGAATCTCGGGCCGCTCAATCCTTCGCTGAAGGATCAGGTGAAGGGCCGGCTCGACGCGCTGAAGGCGGTGGGCACCGACCTGTCGAAGCCCGTGCCCGTCGACCTCGTGACGGCGTCGGCAAGCGGCCTCGATCCGGAAATCAGCCCGGCCGCGGCCGACTATCAGGTCGCGCGCGTCGCGCAGGCGCGCAAGATGCCGGAAGCCGACGTGCGCCGCCTCGTCGCGGACAATACGGCGGGCCGCCAGTTCGGCGTGCTCGGCGAGCCGCGCGTGAACGTGCTGAAGCTGAACCTCGCGCTCGACGCCGCGCAGGCCGCGCATTGA
- a CDS encoding ABC transporter permease, which produces MTAAGKAMPAGRRFGPVDLLRQAGRMTLRDWRAGELTLVALALVLAVAALTSVGFLADRLRQGLERDARRMLGADFVIRADRPIDPAFAREARSLGLATATTAIFPSMVGALNPPGSPNSPNSPATAADAGGLPPVRLAAVKAVSAGYPLRGAVEIAPDANAPGRPAGSIPVPGTVWIDPSLLDALHLKVGNTLRVGERSFTIGAAITRELDRGFSFVNFSPRVMLRADELESTGLTGYGSRVTYRLLVAGDDAAVERFASYAHARVDGGKLRGVALESLQEGQPQVRQTLDRARHFLTLVALLTSLLAAVAIAMAAQRYMRRHLDGCAAMRCLGASRRTLSALFAIEFALLGVAGGVAGAALGYVGHLVLLRALGSLIDVVLPPPSVWPAAIGVATGLVLLLGFALPPLAPLTRVPPVRVLRREWGEAGRIAWAGYAAGIALFAALLIAAAGNLTLGLIVAGGFAGSLVLFALLARLALFAAARLVRDGRVAAGLGWRYALASLDRRGAASALQITALALGLMCLLLIAITRNDLVAGWRQSTPPDAPNQFLIDIQPDQRDEVVRYLAANGIANPALSPMVRGRLLSVNGKPVNPDDYKNDDARRLVDREFNLSYTTQLPGDNRIVAGDWFGASNAPQISIEAGLAKTLGVKAGDTLRFDVTGLTVEAPVTSVRKLDWGTFRVNFFVLMPPAALREFPAMYITSFHLPLARQRVLDGLIARYPNLTAIDVAPILAQLERVLLQVIGAVQFLFGFTLAAGVLVLYTALAGSRDERVREAALMRALGASRAQIVAVQRAEFIVVGVLAGAMAAAGALAVGAVLASRVFDFALSPDPWLVPAGIAAGVACAGAAGWLGLRGVLRRPALQSLRDA; this is translated from the coding sequence TTGACGGCGGCGGGTAAAGCGATGCCGGCCGGCCGCCGTTTCGGCCCCGTCGACCTGCTGCGCCAGGCGGGGCGGATGACGCTGCGCGATTGGCGCGCGGGCGAGCTGACGCTCGTCGCGCTCGCGCTCGTGCTCGCGGTGGCGGCGCTCACGAGCGTCGGGTTTCTCGCCGACAGGCTGCGTCAGGGCCTCGAGCGCGACGCGCGCCGGATGCTCGGCGCGGACTTCGTCATACGGGCCGATCGTCCGATCGACCCGGCGTTCGCGCGCGAGGCGCGATCGCTTGGCCTCGCGACCGCGACGACCGCGATCTTCCCGAGCATGGTCGGCGCGCTCAATCCTCCCGGTTCGCCCAATTCGCCCAATTCGCCCGCCACCGCGGCCGACGCAGGCGGCCTGCCGCCCGTGCGCCTCGCGGCCGTGAAGGCCGTGTCGGCCGGCTATCCGTTGCGCGGCGCGGTCGAGATCGCGCCCGACGCGAACGCGCCCGGCCGTCCCGCCGGTTCGATTCCAGTCCCCGGCACCGTGTGGATCGACCCGTCGCTGCTCGACGCGCTGCATCTGAAGGTGGGCAATACGCTGCGCGTCGGCGAACGCTCGTTCACGATCGGCGCGGCGATCACCCGCGAGCTCGATCGCGGCTTCTCGTTCGTCAACTTCTCGCCGCGCGTGATGCTGCGCGCGGACGAGCTCGAATCGACGGGGCTCACCGGCTACGGCAGCCGCGTCACGTACCGGCTCCTCGTCGCGGGCGACGACGCGGCCGTCGAACGCTTCGCAAGCTATGCGCATGCGCGCGTCGACGGCGGCAAGCTGCGCGGCGTCGCGCTCGAATCGCTGCAGGAAGGGCAGCCGCAGGTGCGGCAGACGCTCGACCGCGCGCGCCATTTCCTCACGCTCGTCGCGCTGCTGACTTCGCTCCTTGCGGCCGTCGCGATCGCGATGGCCGCGCAGCGCTACATGCGCCGCCATCTCGACGGTTGCGCGGCGATGCGCTGTCTGGGCGCGAGCCGCCGCACGCTGTCGGCGCTGTTCGCGATCGAATTCGCGCTGCTCGGCGTGGCGGGCGGCGTCGCGGGCGCGGCGCTCGGCTACGTCGGCCATCTCGTGCTGCTGCGCGCGCTCGGCAGCCTGATCGACGTCGTGCTGCCGCCGCCTTCGGTGTGGCCGGCGGCGATCGGCGTCGCGACGGGGCTCGTGCTCTTGCTCGGCTTCGCGCTGCCGCCGCTCGCGCCGTTGACGCGCGTGCCGCCCGTGCGCGTGCTGCGCCGCGAGTGGGGCGAGGCGGGCCGCATCGCATGGGCGGGCTACGCGGCGGGCATCGCGCTCTTCGCGGCGCTCCTGATCGCAGCGGCGGGCAACCTGACGCTCGGCCTCATCGTCGCGGGCGGCTTCGCGGGCAGCCTCGTGCTGTTCGCGCTCCTCGCGCGGCTCGCGCTCTTCGCGGCCGCGCGGCTCGTGCGCGACGGCCGCGTCGCGGCGGGGCTCGGCTGGCGCTACGCGCTCGCGTCGCTCGATCGGCGCGGCGCCGCGAGCGCGCTGCAGATCACCGCGCTCGCGCTCGGCCTGATGTGCCTGCTGCTCATCGCGATCACGCGCAACGATCTCGTTGCCGGCTGGCGGCAGTCGACGCCGCCCGATGCGCCGAACCAGTTCCTCATCGACATCCAGCCCGACCAGCGCGACGAAGTCGTCCGCTATCTCGCGGCCAACGGCATCGCGAACCCGGCGCTGTCGCCGATGGTGCGCGGGCGGCTCTTGTCGGTGAACGGCAAGCCGGTGAATCCGGACGACTACAAGAACGACGATGCGCGCCGCCTCGTCGACCGCGAATTCAACCTGTCGTACACGACGCAACTGCCCGGCGACAACCGGATCGTCGCGGGCGACTGGTTCGGCGCATCGAACGCCCCGCAGATCTCGATCGAGGCGGGGCTCGCGAAGACGCTCGGCGTGAAGGCGGGCGACACGCTGCGCTTCGACGTGACGGGCCTCACCGTCGAGGCGCCCGTGACGAGCGTGCGCAAGCTCGACTGGGGCACGTTCCGCGTGAACTTCTTCGTGCTGATGCCGCCCGCGGCGCTGCGCGAGTTCCCGGCGATGTACATCACGAGCTTCCATTTGCCGCTCGCGCGGCAGCGCGTGCTCGACGGCCTGATCGCGCGCTATCCGAACCTGACCGCGATCGACGTCGCGCCGATCCTCGCGCAGCTCGAGCGCGTGCTGCTGCAGGTGATCGGCGCGGTGCAGTTCCTGTTCGGCTTCACGCTCGCGGCGGGCGTGCTCGTGCTGTACACGGCGCTCGCCGGCTCGCGCGACGAGCGCGTGCGCGAGGCCGCGCTGATGCGCGCGCTCGGCGCGTCGCGCGCGCAGATCGTCGCGGTGCAGCGTGCGGAGTTCATCGTTGTCGGCGTGCTCGCGGGCGCGATGGCGGCGGCGGGGGCGCTCGCGGTCGGCGCGGTGCTCGCGTCGCGCGTGTTCGATTTCGCGCTTTCGCCGGACCCGTGGCTCGTGCCGGCCGGCATCGCGGCGGGCGTCGCATGCGCGGGCGCGGCCGGTTGGCTCGGCCTGCGCGGCGTGCTGCGCCGCCCGGCGCTTCAATCGCTGCGCGATGCATGA
- a CDS encoding group II truncated hemoglobin — MTDATNDAPSQPTAFELVGGEARVRELVDRFYDLMDLEPEFAGIRALHPPALDGSRDKLFWFLCGWLGGPDHYIERFGHPRLRARHLPFSIASHERDQWLRCIAWAMEDVGLDTPLRERLMHAFYETADWMRNRPG; from the coding sequence ATGACCGATGCAACCAATGACGCGCCGTCGCAGCCGACGGCGTTCGAACTCGTGGGCGGCGAGGCGCGCGTGCGCGAGCTCGTCGACCGCTTCTACGACCTGATGGACCTCGAGCCCGAATTCGCGGGCATTCGCGCGCTGCATCCGCCGGCGCTCGACGGCTCGCGCGACAAGCTGTTCTGGTTCCTGTGCGGCTGGCTCGGCGGGCCCGATCACTACATCGAGCGCTTCGGCCATCCGCGGCTGCGCGCGCGGCATCTGCCGTTTTCGATCGCGTCGCACGAGCGCGACCAGTGGCTGCGCTGCATCGCGTGGGCGATGGAGGACGTGGGGCTCGACACGCCGCTGCGCGAGCGGCTGATGCACGCGTTCTACGAAACGGCCGACTGGATGCGAAACCGTCCCGGCTGA
- the kdpB gene encoding potassium-transporting ATPase subunit KdpB: MTQHSATRSMFDPALVRPAIVDSFKKLTPRTQFRNPVMFCVYVGSILTTILWIAALMGQAEAPAGFILAVTLWLWFTVLFANFAEAIAEGRSKAQAASLRSAKKDVMAKKLNEPHPKSPVRITTASDLRRGDVVLVEAGDTIPADGDVIEGVASVDESAITGESAPVIRESGGDFSSVTGGTRVLSDWIVVQVTANPGEAFLDRMIAMVEGAKRKKTPNEIALTILLVALTIVMLLATATLLPFSMFSVDAMKAGHVVTITALVALLVCLIPTTIGGLLSAIGVAGMSRMMQANVIATSGRAVEAAGDVDVLLLDKTGTITLGNRQASAFLPAPGVTEATLADAAQLSSLADETPEGRSIVVLAKERFNIRQRDMAQLHATFIGFSAQTRMSGVDLAPTGAPSGAPDREIRKGAADAIRRYVETHGSRFPEEVRRAVDDAARRGSTPLVVAEKQGDAARVLGVIELKDIVKGGIKERFAELRKMGIKTVMVTGDNRLTAAAIAAEAGVDDFLAEATPETKLATIREHQAAGRLVAMTGDGTNDAPALAQADVAVAMNTGTQAAKEAGNMVDLDSNPTKLIEIVEIGKQMLMTRGSLTTFSIANDIAKYFAIIPAAFATTYPQLDALNVMHLATPASAIMSAVIFNALIIVLLIPLALKGVKYRPLGAASLLRRNLFVYGLGGILVPFAGIKLIDMVLAVFGWV; the protein is encoded by the coding sequence ATGACTCAACATTCCGCTACGCGATCGATGTTCGACCCGGCGCTCGTGCGCCCGGCGATCGTCGATTCGTTCAAGAAACTCACGCCGCGCACGCAGTTCCGCAACCCGGTGATGTTCTGCGTGTACGTCGGCAGCATCCTGACGACGATCCTGTGGATCGCCGCGCTGATGGGGCAGGCCGAGGCGCCCGCGGGCTTCATTCTCGCGGTGACGCTGTGGCTGTGGTTCACCGTGCTGTTCGCGAACTTCGCCGAGGCGATCGCCGAAGGCCGCTCGAAGGCGCAGGCCGCGTCGCTTCGCAGCGCGAAGAAGGACGTGATGGCCAAGAAGCTCAACGAGCCGCATCCGAAGTCGCCCGTGCGCATCACGACGGCGTCGGATCTGCGCCGCGGCGACGTCGTGCTCGTCGAGGCGGGCGACACGATTCCCGCGGACGGCGACGTGATCGAAGGCGTCGCGTCGGTCGACGAATCGGCGATCACCGGCGAATCGGCGCCCGTGATCCGCGAATCGGGCGGCGATTTCTCGTCGGTGACGGGCGGCACGCGCGTGCTGTCCGACTGGATCGTCGTCCAGGTGACGGCGAACCCGGGCGAGGCGTTCCTCGACCGGATGATCGCGATGGTCGAGGGCGCGAAGCGCAAGAAGACGCCCAACGAGATCGCGCTCACGATCCTGCTCGTCGCGCTGACGATCGTGATGCTGCTCGCGACCGCGACGCTGCTGCCGTTCTCGATGTTCTCGGTCGACGCGATGAAGGCGGGGCACGTCGTGACGATCACCGCGCTCGTCGCGCTGCTCGTGTGCCTGATTCCGACGACGATCGGCGGTCTGCTGTCCGCGATCGGCGTGGCGGGCATGAGCCGGATGATGCAGGCGAACGTGATCGCGACGTCGGGGCGCGCGGTCGAGGCGGCGGGCGACGTCGACGTGCTGTTGCTCGACAAGACGGGCACGATCACGCTCGGCAACCGTCAGGCGTCGGCGTTCCTGCCCGCGCCCGGCGTGACGGAGGCCACGCTCGCGGACGCCGCGCAACTGTCGTCGCTCGCCGACGAGACGCCGGAGGGCCGCAGCATCGTCGTGCTCGCGAAGGAGCGCTTCAACATCCGCCAGCGCGACATGGCGCAACTGCACGCGACGTTCATCGGCTTTTCCGCGCAGACGCGGATGAGCGGCGTCGACCTGGCCCCCACGGGCGCGCCGTCCGGCGCGCCGGACCGCGAGATCCGCAAGGGCGCGGCCGACGCGATCCGCCGCTACGTCGAGACGCACGGCAGCCGCTTTCCGGAAGAAGTGCGGCGCGCGGTCGACGACGCCGCGCGCCGCGGCAGCACGCCGCTCGTCGTCGCGGAAAAGCAGGGCGACGCGGCGCGCGTGCTCGGCGTGATCGAGCTGAAGGACATCGTGAAGGGCGGCATCAAGGAGCGCTTCGCCGAGCTGCGCAAGATGGGCATCAAGACCGTGATGGTGACGGGCGACAACCGGCTCACCGCCGCGGCGATCGCGGCGGAGGCGGGCGTCGACGATTTCCTCGCGGAAGCGACGCCGGAAACCAAGCTCGCGACGATCCGCGAGCACCAGGCGGCGGGCCGCCTCGTCGCGATGACGGGCGACGGCACGAACGACGCGCCGGCGCTCGCGCAGGCGGACGTGGCCGTCGCGATGAACACGGGCACGCAGGCGGCGAAGGAAGCGGGCAACATGGTGGATCTCGACTCGAACCCGACGAAGCTGATCGAGATCGTCGAGATCGGCAAGCAGATGCTGATGACGCGCGGCTCGCTCACGACGTTCTCGATCGCGAACGACATCGCGAAGTACTTCGCGATCATTCCGGCCGCGTTCGCGACCACGTACCCGCAGCTCGACGCGCTGAACGTGATGCATCTGGCCACGCCCGCGTCGGCGATCATGTCGGCCGTGATCTTCAACGCGCTCATCATCGTGCTGCTGATTCCGCTCGCGTTGAAGGGCGTGAAGTATCGCCCGCTCGGCGCGGCGTCGCTGCTGCGCCGCAATCTGTTCGTGTACGGCCTCGGCGGGATTCTCGTGCCGTTCGCCGGCATCAAGCTGATCGACATGGTGCTCGCCGTCTTCGGCTGGGTTTAA
- a CDS encoding putative hemolysin, which yields MLVRLLCGCALGIGAAAALAQPLPPNQATTLANPASVNCEKLGGKVVIHDGPRGQYGICAFRDGRECEEWALYRDDRCVLLDAHGWPIAQHGRKPESK from the coding sequence ATGCTCGTCCGTCTACTGTGCGGTTGCGCATTGGGCATCGGCGCCGCGGCGGCGCTCGCGCAGCCGTTGCCGCCGAATCAGGCGACGACGCTCGCGAATCCGGCGTCGGTGAATTGCGAGAAGCTCGGCGGCAAGGTGGTGATCCACGACGGCCCGCGCGGCCAGTACGGAATCTGCGCGTTCAGGGACGGGCGCGAGTGCGAGGAGTGGGCGCTTTATCGCGACGATCGCTGCGTGCTGCTCGACGCGCACGGCTGGCCGATCGCGCAGCACGGCCGCAAGCCCGAATCGAAGTGA
- the sugE gene encoding quaternary ammonium compound efflux SMR transporter SugE: MPWLWLLVAGLLEIAWAAGLKSSEGFTRLGPSIFTIVTALGSFGLLAVAMRELPLGTAYAVWTGIGAVGAFIFGIVMLGEAVTLARIASASLIVVGLVGLKLSSAG, encoded by the coding sequence ATGCCTTGGCTGTGGCTTCTCGTCGCCGGTCTGCTCGAAATCGCATGGGCCGCCGGCCTCAAATCCTCCGAGGGCTTCACGCGTCTCGGCCCGTCCATCTTCACGATCGTCACCGCGCTCGGCAGCTTCGGCTTGCTCGCCGTCGCGATGCGCGAACTGCCGCTCGGCACCGCGTATGCGGTCTGGACGGGCATCGGCGCCGTCGGCGCGTTCATTTTCGGGATCGTGATGCTCGGCGAAGCGGTGACGCTCGCCCGGATCGCGAGCGCGTCGCTGATCGTCGTCGGGCTCGTCGGCCTCAAGCTGTCGTCGGCCGGCTGA
- a CDS encoding DUF4118 domain-containing protein: MNRPDPDQLLDKIQREEEKQQRGKLKIFFGASAGVGKTYAMLLAARARKQEGVDVVVGIVETHGRSETASLVEGLDVLPLMQIEYRGRKIGEFDLDAALARRPQLVLVDELAHSNVPGARHLKRWQDVYELLDAGIDVYTTVNVQHLESLNDVVGAITGIRVWETVPDRVFDVADEVTLVDLPAEELLSRLREGKVYMAQQAERAVRNFFRKGNLIALRELALRRTADRVDAQMREYRADRSIQRIWQARERLLVCVGPGPEAPTLVRAAARLAASLKADWLAVYVETPRLARLPDAARQRTLNALKLAAELGAETATLTGADAVAALIGYAQVRNVSKIVAGGSSKSGLLRRFSRPFGEQLAERAGDVDLMLIRASAGEDARAPLDAGARAWRDAFSSVVDGRSPPRNYGYAAAICALITGVANLLQSHLDLTNLVMLYLLGVVFSAVRLGRGPGVVQSFLSVAAFDYFFVPPRMSFSVTDTQYLLTFFGMLLTSLVISHLTSSLTRGATIAQRRERRTSAMYAMARELAAALTAEQIVEIGGRHVSEVFRARVAILLPDSGDKVQQKIENPDEAVTITGAALDIDVGQWVYDQQKPAGHGTDTLPAATALYLPLKAPMRTRGVLAVVTKDSRELEVPEQQRMIDAFAAQIALALERVHYVDIARDALVNMESERLRNSLLSAISHDLRTPLTAIVGLSSMLANARGAPRNDGVGPPAREDELVESIHDEALRMTGIVTNLLDMARLQAGSLQLKRQWSLLEETVGAALGACKRVLARHPARVRLPADLPLLQMDAVLMERLFANLFENAAKYTPLDTPIEIGAERIVDDSRPFVRVFVDDHGPGLPAGMEARIFEKFTRGEKESATPGIGLGLAICRAIVDAHGGKIGALNRLGPNGRVEGARFWFTLPVETPPPEPGAGDEEPDGERSDDEAGAAGRAGEAPFGEPPAGEPSADACSRAAPGERAADDVHAAVERESGEPESSKPESGKPESGEHASGASADARSRAEPRRAAPVLETGRGAGAPAPVSNEHPHDHE, translated from the coding sequence ATGAACCGTCCCGATCCTGATCAGCTTCTCGACAAGATCCAGCGAGAAGAGGAAAAGCAGCAGCGCGGCAAGCTGAAGATCTTCTTCGGCGCGTCGGCGGGCGTCGGCAAGACCTATGCGATGCTGCTCGCCGCGCGCGCGCGCAAGCAGGAGGGCGTCGACGTCGTCGTCGGCATCGTCGAGACGCACGGCCGCAGCGAGACGGCGTCGCTCGTCGAAGGGCTCGACGTGCTGCCGCTCATGCAGATCGAATACCGCGGCCGCAAGATCGGCGAGTTCGATCTCGACGCGGCGCTCGCCCGCCGCCCGCAGCTCGTTCTCGTCGACGAGCTCGCGCACTCGAACGTGCCGGGCGCGCGGCACCTGAAGCGCTGGCAGGACGTGTACGAGCTGCTCGACGCGGGCATCGACGTCTACACGACCGTCAACGTCCAGCATCTCGAGAGCCTGAACGACGTGGTCGGCGCGATCACGGGCATTCGCGTGTGGGAAACCGTGCCCGACCGCGTGTTCGACGTGGCCGACGAAGTCACGCTCGTCGACCTGCCCGCCGAGGAGCTGCTGAGCCGGCTGCGCGAAGGCAAGGTCTACATGGCGCAGCAGGCCGAGCGGGCGGTGCGCAATTTCTTCCGCAAGGGCAACCTGATCGCGCTGCGCGAGCTCGCGCTGCGGCGCACGGCCGACCGCGTCGACGCGCAGATGCGCGAGTACCGCGCGGATCGCTCGATCCAGCGGATCTGGCAGGCGCGCGAGCGCCTGCTCGTGTGCGTCGGCCCGGGGCCCGAAGCGCCGACGCTCGTGCGCGCGGCCGCGCGCCTCGCCGCGAGCCTGAAGGCCGACTGGCTCGCGGTGTACGTCGAGACGCCGCGGCTCGCGCGGCTGCCCGACGCGGCCCGCCAGCGCACGCTCAACGCATTGAAGCTCGCGGCCGAGCTCGGCGCCGAGACGGCGACGCTGACGGGCGCGGACGCGGTCGCCGCGCTGATCGGCTACGCGCAGGTGCGCAACGTGTCGAAGATCGTCGCGGGCGGCTCGTCGAAGAGCGGCTTGCTGCGCCGCTTCTCGCGCCCGTTCGGCGAGCAGCTCGCGGAGCGCGCGGGCGACGTCGACCTGATGCTGATCCGCGCGTCGGCGGGCGAGGACGCGCGCGCGCCGCTCGACGCCGGCGCGCGCGCGTGGCGCGACGCGTTCTCGAGCGTCGTCGACGGCCGCTCGCCGCCGCGCAACTACGGCTATGCGGCGGCGATCTGCGCGCTGATCACGGGCGTCGCGAACCTGCTGCAGAGCCATCTCGACCTGACCAATCTCGTGATGCTGTACCTGCTCGGCGTCGTGTTCTCGGCGGTGCGCCTCGGGCGCGGGCCGGGCGTCGTGCAGTCGTTCCTGTCGGTCGCCGCGTTCGACTACTTCTTCGTGCCGCCGCGCATGTCGTTCTCCGTGACGGACACGCAGTATCTGCTGACCTTCTTCGGAATGCTGCTCACGTCGCTCGTGATCAGCCATCTGACGTCGAGCCTCACGCGCGGCGCGACGATCGCGCAGCGGCGCGAGCGGCGCACGAGCGCGATGTACGCGATGGCGCGCGAGCTCGCGGCGGCGCTCACGGCCGAGCAGATCGTCGAGATCGGCGGCCGGCACGTGTCCGAGGTGTTCCGCGCGCGCGTCGCGATCCTGCTGCCGGACAGCGGCGACAAGGTCCAGCAGAAGATCGAGAACCCGGACGAGGCGGTGACGATCACGGGGGCGGCGCTCGACATCGACGTCGGCCAATGGGTGTACGACCAGCAGAAGCCGGCCGGGCACGGCACCGACACGCTGCCCGCGGCGACGGCGCTCTATCTGCCGCTGAAGGCGCCGATGCGCACGCGCGGCGTGCTCGCCGTCGTCACGAAGGATTCGCGCGAGCTCGAGGTGCCCGAGCAGCAGCGGATGATCGACGCGTTCGCCGCGCAGATCGCGCTCGCGCTCGAGCGCGTCCACTACGTCGACATCGCGCGCGACGCGCTCGTCAACATGGAATCGGAGCGGCTGCGCAACTCGCTGCTGTCGGCGATCTCGCACGATCTGCGCACGCCGCTCACGGCGATCGTCGGGCTGTCGTCGATGCTCGCGAACGCGCGCGGCGCGCCGCGCAACGACGGCGTCGGCCCGCCCGCGCGCGAGGACGAGCTCGTCGAGTCGATCCACGACGAGGCGCTCAGGATGACGGGGATCGTCACGAACCTGCTCGACATGGCGCGGCTGCAGGCGGGCAGCCTGCAACTGAAGCGCCAGTGGTCGCTGCTCGAGGAGACGGTCGGCGCGGCGCTCGGCGCGTGCAAGCGCGTGCTCGCGCGTCATCCGGCGCGCGTGCGGCTGCCGGCCGATCTGCCGCTGCTGCAGATGGACGCGGTGCTGATGGAGCGGCTCTTCGCGAACCTGTTCGAGAACGCGGCGAAGTACACGCCGCTCGACACGCCGATCGAGATCGGCGCGGAGCGCATCGTCGACGACAGCCGGCCGTTCGTGCGCGTGTTCGTCGACGACCACGGCCCGGGGTTGCCGGCCGGCATGGAGGCGCGGATTTTCGAGAAGTTCACGCGCGGCGAGAAGGAGTCGGCGACGCCCGGCATCGGCCTCGGGCTCGCGATTTGCCGCGCGATCGTCGACGCGCACGGCGGTAAAATCGGCGCGCTCAACCGGCTCGGGCCGAACGGCCGGGTCGAGGGCGCGCGCTTCTGGTTCACGCTGCCCGTCGAGACGCCGCCGCCCGAGCCCGGCGCGGGCGACGAGGAGCCGGACGGCGAGCGGTCGGACGACGAGGCGGGCGCGGCGGGCCGCGCGGGTGAAGCGCCCTTCGGCGAGCCGCCGGCGGGCGAGCCGTCCGCCGACGCGTGTTCCCGCGCCGCGCCCGGCGAGCGCGCGGCCGACGATGTACACGCGGCCGTCGAGCGCGAAAGCGGCGAACCGGAAAGCAGCAAACCGGAAAGCGGCAAACCGGAAAGCGGCGAGCACGCATCCGGCGCAAGCGCCGACGCACGTTCCCGTGCCGAGCCGCGCCGAGCCGCGCCGGTGCTTGAGACTGGCCGCGGCGCCGGCGCGCCGGCGCCCGTATCCAACGAACATCCGCATGACCATGAGTGA
- the kdpE gene encoding two-component system response regulator KdpE — MSEPTVTVVLIEDEKQIRRFVRSALEEEGIAVFDAETGRQGLIEAATRKPDLAIVDLGLPDGDGLDVIRELRGWSEMPVIVLSARTHEEEKVAALDAGADDYLTKPFGVSELLARIRAHLRRRNQGGAAESPLVKFGDVSVDLALRRVWRGGEVVHLTPLEYRLLATLVRHAGRVLTHRQLLRDVWGPTHVESHHYLRIYMAHLRQKLETDPAQPQHIVTETGVGYRLVGAG, encoded by the coding sequence ATGAGTGAACCGACCGTCACCGTCGTTCTGATCGAAGACGAAAAACAGATCCGCCGTTTCGTGCGCAGCGCGCTCGAGGAAGAGGGGATCGCGGTGTTCGACGCAGAAACGGGCCGCCAGGGCTTGATCGAGGCCGCGACCCGCAAGCCCGATCTCGCGATCGTCGATCTCGGCCTGCCGGACGGCGACGGCCTCGACGTGATTCGCGAACTGCGCGGCTGGTCCGAGATGCCGGTGATCGTGCTGTCGGCGCGCACGCATGAGGAGGAGAAGGTGGCCGCGCTCGACGCGGGCGCCGACGACTACCTGACGAAGCCGTTCGGCGTGTCCGAGCTGCTCGCGCGTATTCGCGCGCATCTGCGGCGGCGCAATCAGGGGGGCGCGGCCGAGTCGCCGCTCGTGAAGTTCGGCGACGTGAGCGTCGACCTCGCGCTGCGGCGCGTGTGGCGCGGCGGCGAGGTGGTCCACCTGACGCCGCTCGAGTATCGGCTGCTCGCGACGCTCGTGCGGCACGCGGGCCGCGTGCTCACGCACCGTCAGCTGCTGCGCGACGTCTGGGGGCCGACGCACGTCGAAAGCCACCACTACCTGCGGATCTACATGGCGCACCTGCGGCAGAAGCTCGAAACCGATCCCGCGCAGCCGCAGCACATCGTCACCGAGACGGGCGTCGGCTACCGGCTCGTCGGCGCGGGCTGA
- a CDS encoding DUF4126 domain-containing protein, which translates to MVEAISLGAGLAWASGLRLYLTVLIAGVFARLDLIHLPDTLAVLTSPWVIGAAAVLALAEFLADKIPAFDSLWDAVHTFIRIPAGAVLAAASLGHADPTLLAVAGLAGGTLAGSAHIAKAGTRALINLSPEPISNWIASTTEDGLAVGGLALAFFVPLVFIALMIGFLAFSAWALPRLWRGVSGGFRGMANHMVSRLNSIGSKRD; encoded by the coding sequence ATGGTCGAAGCCATTTCGCTCGGCGCGGGGCTCGCGTGGGCGAGCGGCCTGCGCCTCTATCTCACCGTGCTGATCGCGGGCGTGTTCGCGCGCCTCGATCTCATTCATCTGCCCGACACGCTCGCGGTGCTGACGTCGCCTTGGGTGATCGGCGCGGCCGCCGTGCTCGCGCTCGCCGAGTTCCTCGCCGACAAGATTCCCGCGTTCGATTCGCTCTGGGACGCGGTCCACACGTTCATCCGGATTCCCGCGGGGGCCGTGCTCGCGGCGGCCTCGCTCGGCCACGCCGATCCGACGCTTCTCGCGGTCGCGGGCCTCGCGGGCGGCACGCTCGCCGGCTCCGCGCATATCGCGAAGGCGGGCACGCGCGCGCTCATCAACCTGTCGCCGGAGCCGATCTCGAACTGGATCGCGTCGACGACCGAGGACGGGCTCGCGGTCGGCGGCCTCGCGCTCGCGTTCTTCGTGCCGCTCGTGTTCATCGCGCTGATGATCGGCTTTCTCGCGTTCTCCGCATGGGCGCTGCCGCGGCTCTGGCGCGGCGTGTCGGGCGGCTTTCGCGGGATGGCGAACCACATGGTGTCGCGGCTGAATTCGATCGGGAGCAAGCGCGATTGA